A genomic region of Xiphophorus couchianus chromosome 9, X_couchianus-1.0, whole genome shotgun sequence contains the following coding sequences:
- the LOC114150968 gene encoding protein FAM104A produces the protein MLTGNRKRRRSGESAEDQQLNPQPKRSGGGPCLLVSDLDSESSSSDSSNGTSSPERAAEASAGPSARHQKNCGRPEREDSAGSWQRRLHGHGQSASYDHINRVLREAHFSSLQTRGWLGST, from the exons ATGCTGACTGGTAACAG GAAGCGACGCCGtagcggtgagagcgctgaagaTCAGCAGCTGAACCCGCAGCCCAAGAGGTCAGGAGGGGGTCCCTGCCTGCTGGTGTCGGACCTGGACTCGGAG TCCTCCAGCAGCGACAGCAGCAACGGAACCAGCAGTCCAGAAAGGGCAGCTGAGGCCAGCGCCGGGCCGAGCGCGCGCCACCAGAAGAACTGCGGCAGACCGGAGCGTGAAGACTCGGCTGGCTCCTGGCAGCGCCGTCTCCATGGCCACGGGCAGAGCGCCTCCTACGACCACATCAACAGAGTCCTGCGGGAGGCGCACTTCAGCAGCCTGCAGACCAGAGGGTGGCTGGGCTCGacgtga
- the tepsin gene encoding AP-4 complex accessory subunit Tepsin, protein MAAFMERLSFLQKIPTLMKATADDEAPCPGYLFQEIGKICHESSGYGQCLLEYLLERLQVESCHVKLKVLKIFIHLCGHGSKHFLTELRRNSTFIQQASIYSGAPDPVHGTALYQKVRSAAQEVARLLFTDAVSTKDSIAPPTTGPASVGMGSAGSQRSGLQGFGYSPGKQGTGSDTLLDKIQKAAEVVASAVLPPTEHQGIRLHENHYRAVVAPSAPIEVAVAACAYNLPTRRPKASQRCPGQVGGGWEETDSSNGSSHNSSQDMAANSTASAGSKSAGSRSQSGASRESNGDPSERTEALQLGDCGQEMALISRLTEGSKVFLTREENQHFLKECSTLNCEVVVELLSSKLQDLSYTVKMRALCAVTCLMTSDLLALEQIFRATQLRLCQLSEGPPGPVANKATKILRQFEALMGGPLHATRQNAAQSSHQATPNQCHPSAHLESSEATNSADTFSGPNESELSSSIIQPQNLPSSSSSLDESWRGSTLEQMDDLAGNKVESVRTAGDPELTDKESPCLTSEPESVPANQSSLSLFSGMELVTRGAAPCGRGVPHAESDNTDESGLDAECSQNSSVVWIEDREEEPSGCSPVSSDPEPVSVFSFLNS, encoded by the exons ATGGCAGCATTTATGGAACGTTTATCTTTCCTGCAGAAA atCCCCACCTTGATGAAGGCAACAGCAGATGATGAAGCTCCCTGTCCTGGCTACCTTTTCCAGGAGATTGGAA AAATCTGCCACGAGTCGTCTGGTTATGGCCAGTGTTTGCTGGAATATCTCCTGGAGAGGCTTCAGGTGGAGTCGTGTCACGTCAAGCTGAAG GTGCTGAAGATCTTCATCCATCTGTGCGGACACGGCTCAAAGCACTTCCTCACGGAGCTCAGAAGGAACTCCACCTTCATCCAGCAGGCGTCGA TTTACAGCGGCGCTCCAGATCCCGTCCACGGCACGGCGCTGTACCAGAAAGTGAGGAGTGCAGCACAG GAAGTGGCCCGTTTACTTTTTACGGATGCAGTTTCCACCAAAGACAGCATCGCTCCTCCCACCACAGGCCCAGCATCTGTGG GAATGGGGTCAGCAGGCTCCCAAAGGTCGGGGTTGCAGGGATTCGGGTACAGTCCGGGGAAGCAGGGGACAG GCAGCGACACCCTGCTGGATAAGATCCAGAAGGCTGCGGAGGTGGTGGCCAGCGCCGTCCTTCCTCCCACCGAGCACCAGGGCATCCGTTTGCATGAGAACCACTACCGGGCAGTCGTGGCGCCGTCCGCACCCATAGAGGTCGCCGTGGCAGCATGCGCTTATAACCTGCCCACTCGCAGACCAAAAG CCAGCCAGCGATGCCCGGGCCAGGTGGGGGGCGGCTGGGAAGAGACGGACAGCAGCAACGGCTCCTCTCACAACTCCTCACAGGACATGGCCGCCAACAGCACAGCTTCTGCTGGCAGCAAGTCAGCTGGCAGCAGGAGCCAATCAGGAGCCAGCAGAGAGAGTAACGGGGACCCCTCTGAACG GACTGAAGCGCTGCAGCTGGGGGACTGTGGTCAGGAGATGGCTTTGATCAGCAGACTGACCGAAGGATCCAAAGTTTTCCTGACCAGAGAGGAGAATCAACACTTCCTGAAAGA GTGTTCTACTCTTAATTGTGAAGTTGTGGTGGAGTTGCTCTCAAGCAAGCTTCAAGACCTATCGTACACAGTTAAGATG CGGGCTCTGTGTGCGGTCACCTGCCTCATGACCTCCGACCTTCTTGCTCTGGAGCAAATATTCAGAGCGACTCAGCTCAGACTCTGCCAGCTCAGTGAGGGCCCTCCAGGACCGGTGGCCAACAAGGCTACCAAG ATACTGCGACAGTTTGAGGCTCTGATGGGCGGACCGCTACACGCCACCAGACAAAACGCGGCGCAGAGCAGCCATCAGGCAACGCCTAATCAGTGTCACCCCTCTGCACACTTGGAGAGCTCAGAAGCAACAAACTCGGCCGACACCTTCTCTGGACCTAATGAGTCTGAGCTCTCGTCCAGCATCATCCAACCGCAAAATCTCCCGTCTTCGTCTTCCAGTCTGGATGAGAGTTGGAGAGGCTCGACGTTAGAGCAAATGGACGATCTGGCCGGCAATAAGGTCGAGTCAGTTAGGACTGCTGGAGACCCAGAGCTTACCGACAAAGAAAGTCCCTGTCTTACCTCTGAACCTGAGAGTGTGCCGGCCAATCAGAGCAGCCTGAGTCTGTTTAGTGGGATGGAGCTGGTGACCAGGGGGGCGGCGCCGTGCGGACGAGGCGTCCCGCACGCAGAGTCCGACAACACAGACGAGAGCGGACTTGACGCTGAATGTTCACAGAACTCCTCCGTGGTTTGGATTGAAGACAGAGAGGAGGAACCTTCAGGCTGCAGTCCGGTCTCATCGGATCCAGAACCGGTGTCCGTTTTCTCCTTTCTCAACTCTTGA
- the ndufaf8 gene encoding NADH dehydrogenase [ubiquinone] 1 alpha subcomplex assembly factor 8 isoform X2, translating to MSGSNVWSRSRERLRRFPELLAQCADEAAVYGKCVAATTTGKRELKKDLCATEFEALKTCFTNAAKKKTR from the exons ATGTCGGGGTCAAATGTATGGAGTCGTAGCCGAGAGAGACTGAGACGGTTCCCTGAACTGTTAGCTCAGTGTGCAGATGAG GCAGCCGTTTATGGGAAGTGTGTTGCTGCTACAACAACTGGTAAACGGGAGCTGAAGAAGGATCTGTGTGCTACAGAGTTTGAGGCACTGAAGACCTGTTTTACAAACGCA GCCAAGAAGAAAACCAGATGA
- the ndufaf8 gene encoding NADH dehydrogenase [ubiquinone] 1 alpha subcomplex assembly factor 8 isoform X1, producing MSGSNVWSRSRERLRRFPELLAQCADELYRHITITGVNKNGHSTLEAAVYGKCVAATTTGKRELKKDLCATEFEALKTCFTNAAKKKTR from the exons ATGTCGGGGTCAAATGTATGGAGTCGTAGCCGAGAGAGACTGAGACGGTTCCCTGAACTGTTAGCTCAGTGTGCAGATGAG TTGTATAGACATATCACCATAACTGGAGTGAATAAAAATGGACACTCCACTTTAGAg GCAGCCGTTTATGGGAAGTGTGTTGCTGCTACAACAACTGGTAAACGGGAGCTGAAGAAGGATCTGTGTGCTACAGAGTTTGAGGCACTGAAGACCTGTTTTACAAACGCA GCCAAGAAGAAAACCAGATGA
- the slc38a10 gene encoding putative sodium-coupled neutral amino acid transporter 10 isoform X6: MSTIFTSALNVVTIFYITVGFFGYVSFTENIAGNVLMNFPSNLVTEMIRVGFMMSVAVGFPMMILPCRQAINTMLFEQQQKDGTFAAGGYMPPLRFKMITLCIVFGTMLGGILIPNVETILGLTGATMGSLICFICPALIYRKIQKNGFISQLVLCVGLGILLISTFTTLSVSSSSPSYKVPAPPPPAPNRNMAPLPNLPDPHDDAVVKKPVEIEKPVLPEGNEVRPAERDAEPPQIKGPVERKEEEVVQLDRPEAVVPEGEAHRHEPPIPQDEVRVNSRKDKPELEEKKQAEEGLKAEPQRDEPGPDLKKDDRKERNAEEGKAGGPVASNEVLEKPVREVGKQDSAALKEAEKPAKDAANDNAAVAANQAAEAPAKEANAAEKAPPAEGERHPVADAGAAADSKDTADEKMDVIKKLVAEGQLDHAVLLQVIKEQQEQQKRLLDQQEKLLAVIEEQHKEIHQKQPGGAADVEAEKGVQDEGAGKAKDPGVGSDLKADAAAAAAGEQRAAPAGNAAGEAAKEAAAAAYKEDAKAAPGGESQQQQSELGARGVRLGKKISTEPQNDQVSQVKDEEGKLDKEKEAMENLKKDTLDKDKLDGDGNEKTAGENELEKEKLPREMIEKEVQLAKELLEERQEKLQLERERAEKERIERERAEKERIERERAEKERIERERAEKERIERERAEKERIERERAEKERMEREVEARVEKERLEREKREKLNREQELAEKAKQSEKLRVDDEINERAKRKQEARETQERLEQLQQVLEARNAEGDEGKALKKGGRDLKEKASSEAGPGADADPGAEKRLQGSHENARDQGETDLRRRKRALGPGEAAEPPGDAGGSRGVHGLEPLLELGGPDLHAALEQQLLGGGVLHSRQIKQAAVDDGAE; encoded by the exons ATGAGCACCATCTTCACCTCCGCCCTCAACGTGGTCACCATCTTCTACATCACC GTGGGCTTCTTCGGCTACGTCAGCTTCACGGAGAACATCGCCGGCAATGTGCTCATGAACTTTCCATCCAACCTGGTGACAGAAATGATCCGGGTGGGCTTCATGATGTCTGTGGCCGTTGGATTCCCCATGATGATCCTGCCATGCCGCCAGGCCATCAACACCATGCTGTTTGAGCAGCAG CAGAAAGATGGGACGTTTGCTGCCGGAGGTTACATGCCCCCTCTGCGCTTCAAGATGATCACACTCTGCATTGTTTTTGGCACCATGCTGGGAGGCATTCTCATCCCTAATG TGGAAACCATCCTGGGTCTGACCGGTGCCACCATGGGCAGCCTCATATGCTTCATATGTCCCGCTCTCATCTACAGGAAGATTCAGAAGAATGGCTTCATTTCTCAG CTGGTCCTCTGCGTTGGCCTGGGAATCCTCCTGATCAGCACCTTCACCACGCTCTCCGTCTCCAGCAGCAGCCCCAGCTACAAAGTCCCGGCTCCTCCTCCCCCGGCACCCAACAGGAACATGGCGCCTCTACCAAACCTCCCCGACCCGCACG ATGATGCTGTGGTCAAAAAACCAGTAGAAATAGAGAAGCCTGTTCTTCCAGAAGGGAATGAGGTGCGGCCCGCAGAGAGAGACGCCGAGCCCCCCCAGATCAAAGGGCCTgtggagaggaaggaggaggaagtggtGCAGCTGGACCGCCCCGAAGCCG TTGTGCCGGAGGGGGAAGCCCACCGCCACGAACCGCCCATCCCTCAGGACGAAGTGAGGGTCAACTCCAGGAAGGACAAACCAGAGCTTGAAGAGAAGAAGCAAGCTGAAGAAGGGCTCAAAGCAGAGCCACAAAGGGATGAGCCGGGGCCCGACCTCAAGAAAGACGACAGGAAAGAACGAAACGCCGAAGAGGGGAAGGCGGGTGGTCCGGTGGCGTCCAATGAGGTGCTGGAGAAGCCGGTCAGAGAGGTGGGCAAGCAGGACTCTGCTGCACTCAAGGAGGCGGAAAAACCTGCCAAAGATGCTGCCAACGACAATGCAGCTGTAGCAGCCAATCAGGCAGCAGAAGCACCAGCCAAAGAAGCTAATGCTGCAGAAAAGG CTCCACCTGCTGAAGGAGAGCGTCACCCTGTGGCAGACGCTGGCGCAGCCGCAGACAGCAAAGACACTGCAGACGAGAAGATGGACG TGATAAAAAAGCTGGTCGCAG aGGGCCAGCTGGACCACGCCGTGCTGCTGCAGGTGATcaaggagcagcaggagcagcagaagaGACTTCTGGACCAGCAGGAGAAGCTGCTGGCCGTCATAGAAGAGCAGCACAAGGAGATCCACCAGAAGCAGCCGGGCG gaGCTGCAGATGTTGAGGCAGAGAAGGGAGTCCAGGACGAAGGAGCGGGGAAAGCCAAAGATCCCGGCGTGGGATCAGACCTGAAggcagatgctgctgctgctgctgctggggagCAGAGAGCGGCTCCAGCTGGGAACGCAGCAGGCGAGGCTGCtaaagaagctgctgctgctgcttacaAGGAGGACGCCAAAGCTGCACCAGGAGGAGagtctcagcagcagcagagcgagCTGGGGGCCCGAGGGGTCCGGCTAGGGAAGAAAATATCCACAGAGCCTCAAAATGATCAGGTGTCTCAGGTCAAAGACGAAGAAGGAAAACTCGATAAGGAAAAAGAAGCGATGGAAAATCTCAAAAAGGACACACTGGACAAGGACAAGCTGGATGGAGACGGGAATGAAAAGACCGCCGGTGAGAACgagctggaaaaggaaaaacttcCGAGGGAGATGATAGAGAAGGAAGTCCAGCTGGCCAAGGAACTCCTGGAGGAGAGACAGGAGAAACTGCAgttagaaagagagagagctgaAAAGGAGaggatagagagagagagagctgaaaAGGAGAggatagaaagagagagagctgaAAAGGAGAggatagaaagagagagagctgaAAAGGAGAggatagaaagagagagagctgaAAAGGAGAggatagaaagagagagagctgaAAAGGAGAGGATGGAGAGAGAAGTGGAGGCGCGGGTGGAAAAGGAACGGCTGGAAcgagagaagagagagaagcTGAACAGAGAGCAGGAGCTCGCCGAGAAGGCAAAGCAATCTGAGAAGCTCCGAGTTGACGATGAGATCAACGAGAGAGCAAAGAGAAAGCAGGAGGCGAGGGAGACTCAGGAGAggctggagcagctgcagcaggttctAGAAGCCAGAAACGCCGAGGGAGACGAGGGCAAAGCTTTGAAAAAGGGAGGAAGAGACCTGAAAGAGAAAGCTTCCTCCGAGGCCGGCCCCGGAGCCGACGCTGACCCTGGGGCCGAGAAGCGCCTCCAGGGCTCCCACGAGAATGCCAGGGATCAGGGAGAGACAGATCTGAGGCGCAGGAAGAGAGCCCTGGGGCCCGGAGAGGCCGCAGAGCCCCCGGGGGACGCCGGAGGATCCAGAGGGGTCCACGGCCTGGAGCCCCTCCTGGAGCTGGGGGGCCCAGACCTGCATGCTGCcctggagcagcagctgctgggcgGGGGAGTGTTGCACTCCAGACAGATTAAACAGGCCGCAGTGGACGATGGAGCagaataa